The region CAGTAGTTGTAGACAACCCATCCTACGGTAAGGTATTATACAGACAAATTGCAGGTGCATTGGCTAAACGTATTGTAAATTATGCAAAGGAAGGTGATACAGCTATACAAGGTGAAGACTCAGGATTCATTAAATTTGGGTCAAGAGTAGATTTATTTTTACCTTTAGATACTAATATAAAGGTTAGTTTAAATCAAAAAGTAAAAGGAGGCGAGAGTGTTATTGCCGAAATTTAAAGTATGACTCCAGAAGAATTAGATAAAACTTTTGATGATGCTGTAGAACGCATAAATGCGCACACAGAACCTTTTCCTGCAGATTTCCTTCTTCGTTTATACGCCTATTATAAAAAAGCCACTAATAATTACGAAAGACCAAGTAGTAGAAAACCTATTATTAATGCTTTTAAAACTAATGCACTTTTTCAGATAAAAGATATTACTGTTGAAGAAGCTAAAACCACTTACATCGAGCTAGTCAATAACTATTTTCTCTACAGAAAATAGTTTTAGTCCAAAACCATTTCTAGAGGTCTTCCTGTTGCTCCATTAGGAAAACTAATTCCTAATAAAGAGGACATGGTTGGAGCTATATCTGGTATGGTTGTACGTTGCAAAGTGCTTCCCTTTTTTATTCCATGACCATAAAATAGTAAAGGTACATGCGTATCATAATTTAACGCAGAACCGTGTGTGGACCCTGTTTTACTATAACTTATGACTGCTGGATCTAAAACAAACAGCACATCGCCAGAGCGTTTTTGATTATAACCATTTTGTAATAAGTTTTCAATCCCTTCGGCAAACTCTGTATTACTCATACTCGTTGCTGTATATGCTTTATCAATATTAGGATAATCAATTATAAGATTAACTATAGCTTGTTGTACAGCTGCTAAGTTTAATCCGTAATTTTTAATCAACTCTCGATCTAAAAAAATCTGATTGTTACTAATATTTTTTATGAAGTCTTTAGCTTTATAGTTAAAAATATCCGAAGCCTCCAGTTTAGTTTTAAAAGCATCTCTATTAAAATAACCAGCTGGTATTTTTACAGACTGCAAATAAGAAGGTACTTCTACTGCACCATGATCTGAAGTTAAAAACAAAGTATAATTGCCTTTACCAACTTTAGTGTTTAAGGCATTAATAATACGCTCAATATCATTATTAAGTCTAATGTAAGTATCTTCTATTTCTTTACTGTTAACACCAAAATTATGTCCAACATAATCAGTACTTGAATAACTAATAGTTAATACGTCAGTAAAACTATCTTGTCCTAATTGCTCACCATCAATAGCAGCTATAGCAAAATCAGTTACTATACTATTACCATAAGGTGTTGCTTTTATAATATCATAACCTCTATTATCTTTACTTAAAGCCTTTAAATCATAAGGAAATGTTGCTGTTTCTTTCCCTTTAAATCCGCCTTCAAAAGTATTTAAATCACTTCCACTTTCTGTATAAGTATTAATATCATACAGTGTGTTCCACTCTTTTAAATAGCTTTCAGCTACAGCTGAATTATTAAAAGCTTGAACCCATTGTGGTAACGATTTTAAATAATACGTACTACTTATAAAACGTCCTTCATCCAAACCATGAAACCAATACGCTGCATTTGCTGTGTGTCCTGCTGGCAAAATAGCACCTCTATCTTTTAACGAGATACCTATGGTTTTTCCTCTCATTTGCGTGAATAATCTATTTTGATCGGC is a window of Olleya sp. YS DNA encoding:
- a CDS encoding acyl-CoA-binding protein, which produces MTPEELDKTFDDAVERINAHTEPFPADFLLRLYAYYKKATNNYERPSSRKPIINAFKTNALFQIKDITVEEAKTTYIELVNNYFLYRK
- the pafA gene encoding alkaline phosphatase PafA, whose protein sequence is MKKNIYFLLFALLLVSCNVQNKVYNQSYRDHVLVEPIQPKLVVGIVVDQMRYDYLTRFSSKFGNEGFKRLMIDGFNCKNNHFNYVPTYTGPGHASVFTGTTPKMHGIISNNWYDKVSDSYVYCAGDTTVQSVGTLNKAGQMSPHRLKTTSFADQNRLFTQMRGKTIGISLKDRGAILPAGHTANAAYWFHGLDEGRFISSTYYLKSLPQWVQAFNNSAVAESYLKEWNTLYDINTYTESGSDLNTFEGGFKGKETATFPYDLKALSKDNRGYDIIKATPYGNSIVTDFAIAAIDGEQLGQDSFTDVLTISYSSTDYVGHNFGVNSKEIEDTYIRLNNDIERIINALNTKVGKGNYTLFLTSDHGAVEVPSYLQSVKIPAGYFNRDAFKTKLEASDIFNYKAKDFIKNISNNQIFLDRELIKNYGLNLAAVQQAIVNLIIDYPNIDKAYTATSMSNTEFAEGIENLLQNGYNQKRSGDVLFVLDPAVISYSKTGSTHGSALNYDTHVPLLFYGHGIKKGSTLQRTTIPDIAPTMSSLLGISFPNGATGRPLEMVLD